The following proteins come from a genomic window of Cryobacterium sp. GrIS_2_6:
- a CDS encoding HU family DNA-binding protein — protein sequence MADKSLNKTELVAKVAADSGQSQVAVDSVLNAFFAALAETVASDGKVTIPGWLGVERTATAARTGRNPQNGEEIAIAAGHRVKLTAGSKLKAAAK from the coding sequence ATGGCTGACAAGTCGCTGAACAAGACCGAGCTCGTTGCCAAGGTTGCCGCAGACTCTGGCCAGAGCCAGGTTGCCGTCGACAGCGTGCTCAACGCTTTCTTTGCCGCACTCGCCGAAACCGTCGCGAGCGACGGCAAGGTCACCATCCCGGGCTGGCTCGGCGTCGAGCGCACCGCCACCGCGGCGCGCACCGGCCGCAACCCGCAGAACGGCGAAGAAATCGCCATCGCCGCCGGCCACCGCGTCAAGCTGACCGCCGGCAGCAAGCTGAAGGCCGCCGCCAAGTAA
- a CDS encoding oleate hydratase: MYYSSGTMEAFARPRKPEGVENKTAWFVGAGLASMASAAFMIRDGQMDGSKITILERLKLPGGALDGIDEPKKGFVIRGGREVDDHYECLWDLYRSIPSIEIDGASVLDEFYWLNKDDPNVSLQRATVEQGQDAGTGTLFTLSKQAQKELIGLFLATRESLENKRINEVFGEEFFASNFWMYWRTMFAFEEWHSALEMKLYVHRFIHHIGGMPDFANVRFFKYNQYESMVLPLYRWLLDQGVTFQFDTEVTDIDFAITSDRKQATAIHWIREGVVGGVELGENDLVLATIGSLTENSDNGDQHTAAKLDEGPAPAWDLWRRLAAKDPSFGHPDVFGAHIQESKWQSATVTTLDTRIPAYIEKIAKRSPFGGKTVTGGIVTAKDSAWLLSWTVNRQPHFKKQPEDQIVVWVYSLLGDVPGDYVKKSMQECTGEEITQEWLYHMGVPVADIPELAANSATCVPVMMPYVTAFFMPRQAGDRPDVVPGGAVNFAFLGQFAETPSRDTIFTIEYSVRTAMEATYQLLGIDRGVPEVFNSTYDVRALLAAASLLRDGKEIEVPGPAMVRDLLMKQIKNTEIGELLKESGLLS; this comes from the coding sequence ATGTATTACAGCAGCGGAACTATGGAGGCGTTCGCGCGTCCCCGCAAGCCTGAGGGAGTCGAGAACAAGACCGCGTGGTTCGTCGGCGCCGGCCTGGCGTCGATGGCTTCGGCGGCGTTCATGATCCGTGACGGACAGATGGACGGGTCGAAGATCACAATCCTGGAACGGCTGAAGCTGCCCGGCGGGGCGTTGGACGGGATCGATGAGCCCAAGAAGGGCTTCGTGATCCGCGGCGGCCGTGAGGTGGACGACCACTACGAGTGCCTGTGGGACCTGTACCGTTCGATCCCCTCGATCGAGATCGACGGCGCTTCTGTGCTCGACGAGTTCTACTGGCTGAACAAGGACGACCCGAACGTCTCGCTGCAGCGGGCAACCGTCGAGCAGGGTCAGGATGCCGGCACCGGCACCCTCTTCACTCTCTCGAAGCAAGCGCAGAAGGAGCTCATCGGGCTCTTCCTGGCCACCCGTGAGTCCTTGGAGAACAAACGGATCAACGAGGTCTTCGGCGAGGAGTTCTTCGCCAGCAACTTCTGGATGTACTGGCGCACCATGTTCGCCTTCGAGGAGTGGCACTCTGCGCTGGAGATGAAGCTGTACGTGCACCGCTTCATCCACCACATCGGCGGCATGCCGGACTTCGCCAACGTGCGGTTCTTCAAGTACAACCAGTACGAGTCGATGGTGCTGCCGCTGTACCGGTGGCTGCTAGACCAAGGAGTGACGTTCCAGTTCGACACCGAGGTCACCGACATCGACTTCGCGATCACCTCCGACCGAAAGCAGGCCACCGCCATCCACTGGATCCGCGAGGGTGTCGTCGGTGGCGTCGAGCTCGGCGAGAACGACCTGGTGCTCGCCACCATCGGCTCTCTCACCGAGAACTCCGACAACGGCGACCAGCACACGGCGGCGAAGCTCGACGAGGGACCGGCCCCGGCCTGGGACCTCTGGCGGCGGTTGGCCGCCAAGGACCCGTCATTCGGGCACCCGGACGTGTTCGGAGCACACATCCAGGAGAGCAAGTGGCAGTCGGCCACCGTCACCACGCTCGACACGCGTATCCCCGCCTACATCGAGAAGATCGCCAAGCGTTCGCCGTTCGGCGGCAAGACCGTCACGGGAGGGATCGTCACGGCCAAGGACTCCGCCTGGCTGCTCAGCTGGACAGTCAACCGCCAGCCGCACTTCAAGAAGCAACCCGAGGACCAGATCGTGGTCTGGGTGTACTCGCTGTTGGGCGACGTCCCCGGCGACTACGTGAAGAAGTCGATGCAGGAGTGCACCGGCGAGGAGATTACCCAGGAGTGGCTGTACCACATGGGTGTCCCCGTGGCCGATATCCCCGAGCTCGCGGCGAATAGTGCCACCTGCGTGCCGGTGATGATGCCCTACGTCACGGCGTTCTTCATGCCCCGGCAGGCGGGTGACCGGCCCGACGTGGTCCCTGGTGGAGCCGTCAACTTCGCGTTCCTCGGCCAGTTCGCCGAGACACCCTCCCGGGACACGATCTTCACCATCGAGTACTCGGTGCGCACCGCGATGGAGGCGACCTACCAGCTGCTCGGGATCGACAGAGGCGTGCCGGAGGTCTTCAACTCCACCTACGACGTGCGTGCGCTGCTCGCCGCTGCCAGCCTGCTGCGTGATGGCAAGGAGATCGAGGTGCCCGGCCCAGCCATGGTCCGCGATCTGCTGATGAAGCAGATCAAGAACACCGAGATCGGCGAGCTGCTCAAGGAGTCCGGCCTGCTGAGCTGA
- a CDS encoding helix-turn-helix domain-containing protein, producing MAGLPEYPDAKRSPTRGRRERSMQDKQLRIFAAAAALFTERGFDAVGTQEIAERADVAVGTVFRYASSKAELLLMVYNRALRDAINTGVRASAETADPVESVNVLVQAVLASSARNPANAVAYQRELLFGSATDEHRTAGLALVGELEDAIASRLIAAARSAGVDGPPVLREGQRAARTVFAALSLLIAGPSTGAHPGADPVEELRGQVTQIVRGFLATLPSIIETY from the coding sequence ATGGCCGGTCTGCCGGAGTACCCGGACGCGAAACGCAGCCCTACCCGAGGCCGCCGCGAACGAAGCATGCAGGACAAGCAGTTGCGGATCTTCGCGGCCGCGGCCGCTCTCTTCACCGAGCGCGGGTTCGACGCTGTGGGGACGCAGGAGATCGCCGAACGCGCCGACGTGGCTGTCGGCACGGTTTTCCGGTACGCCTCGTCCAAGGCCGAGCTGCTACTCATGGTCTACAACCGCGCACTGCGCGACGCGATCAACACCGGCGTGCGAGCCTCGGCCGAGACCGCTGACCCGGTCGAATCGGTGAACGTGCTCGTCCAGGCCGTGCTGGCGAGCTCGGCGCGCAACCCGGCCAACGCCGTCGCCTACCAGCGCGAGCTGCTGTTCGGTTCGGCCACCGACGAACACCGGACCGCGGGCCTCGCGCTTGTCGGCGAGCTCGAGGACGCGATCGCGTCCCGCCTCATCGCGGCGGCCCGGTCAGCCGGGGTCGATGGCCCTCCGGTCCTGCGCGAGGGACAGCGGGCCGCCCGCACCGTCTTCGCGGCGCTGTCGCTCCTGATTGCTGGGCCGTCCACGGGCGCGCATCCCGGAGCGGACCCCGTCGAAGAGCTGCGCGGGCAGGTCACGCAGATCGTGCGTGGCTTCCTCGCCACGTTGCCATCAATTATCGAAACATATTAA
- a CDS encoding relaxase, whose amino-acid sequence MVYLAGAGKSNEHEEQHLVAGNSAVVTMHGYGVLDRDTALAIAKDLDEPRVKLGVEVTRQARITDPGTGESITTRVAADVWHCSLSLRAEEGQLSDEKWGAISQDFVDRMGFTEAGSGKADCRWVAVRHGLSTNGNDHVHIAVSLVREDGTKAPTHNDFTRAQGICRDLERDYGLEQLESRERGIGVRGVKPAEQARAQRTGTEVEAHKLERIVRAASVASLDEGEFVRRLRRGGALVRPRFVAGRDDVVAGYSVALRPEQGVQPVWYGGGRLARDLTLPRMREGWPDSPQSAQGGVDEWRATSKNPWQYRPVASGREEMTPDPKLWKQYTDEIKQLRVQMREVPFEDRASWAHLARDTAGAFAAWSQRVEVTPGPLAQTARDLSRTAQIRAHESKPKPAGRVSVAGATMMLLQASTQGQGTMAEAIMLRQLASTVKAVMDMHTAIGEAQRAAQLDRTLSQQYSQVRERLPAIVRAGTGQPGNAMPAPAAGLDPELAKIVQAAQRGQVIPGTGSPVPTRIESHKPQTTVTPNERDGHER is encoded by the coding sequence ATGGTCTACCTGGCCGGGGCTGGGAAGTCGAACGAGCACGAAGAGCAGCACCTAGTCGCCGGAAACTCTGCCGTCGTGACCATGCACGGGTATGGCGTTCTTGACCGTGATACGGCCCTGGCCATCGCAAAGGATTTGGATGAGCCGCGGGTGAAACTCGGAGTCGAGGTCACGCGTCAGGCGCGTATCACTGATCCGGGCACCGGGGAGTCGATCACGACGCGAGTGGCCGCGGATGTGTGGCATTGCTCGTTGTCGTTGCGCGCAGAAGAGGGGCAGCTTTCGGATGAGAAGTGGGGCGCCATCTCGCAGGACTTCGTGGATCGGATGGGCTTCACCGAAGCGGGCAGTGGCAAGGCCGACTGCCGTTGGGTGGCCGTGCGTCACGGCCTCTCGACGAATGGTAACGACCATGTGCACATCGCTGTGTCACTCGTCCGCGAGGACGGTACGAAGGCGCCGACGCACAATGACTTCACGCGCGCTCAGGGCATCTGCCGTGACCTGGAACGCGACTACGGCCTCGAGCAGTTGGAGTCGCGGGAACGCGGCATTGGTGTGCGCGGGGTCAAGCCGGCCGAGCAGGCCCGGGCGCAGCGCACCGGCACTGAGGTTGAGGCCCACAAGCTGGAACGCATCGTACGCGCGGCGTCGGTGGCGTCTCTTGATGAGGGCGAGTTCGTGCGCCGTCTTCGGCGCGGGGGAGCGCTTGTGCGGCCCCGTTTTGTCGCTGGGCGTGATGATGTTGTGGCCGGCTACTCCGTCGCGTTGCGGCCGGAGCAGGGTGTGCAGCCGGTTTGGTACGGTGGTGGCCGGCTTGCCCGCGATCTGACGTTGCCGCGGATGCGCGAGGGGTGGCCGGACAGCCCCCAGAGCGCTCAGGGCGGGGTGGATGAGTGGAGGGCCACGAGTAAGAACCCGTGGCAGTACCGGCCGGTGGCTTCGGGACGTGAAGAGATGACGCCGGATCCGAAACTGTGGAAGCAGTACACCGATGAGATCAAGCAGCTGCGTGTGCAGATGCGCGAGGTACCGTTTGAGGATCGCGCCAGTTGGGCGCATCTGGCCCGCGATACCGCGGGGGCTTTCGCTGCGTGGTCGCAGCGTGTGGAGGTGACGCCCGGACCGTTGGCGCAGACCGCACGGGACTTGTCCCGCACAGCGCAGATCCGCGCACATGAATCTAAGCCGAAGCCCGCGGGCCGGGTGTCAGTCGCCGGGGCCACGATGATGTTGTTGCAGGCGTCGACCCAGGGCCAGGGGACGATGGCCGAGGCGATCATGCTGCGCCAGCTCGCATCGACTGTGAAGGCGGTCATGGACATGCACACGGCCATCGGGGAAGCCCAGCGCGCAGCCCAGCTGGATCGCACTTTGTCCCAGCAGTACTCGCAGGTTCGTGAGCGTCTGCCGGCCATCGTGCGCGCCGGGACGGGACAGCCAGGTAACGCGATGCCGGCGCCGGCGGCGGGCCTTGACCCGGAGCTGGCGAAGATCGTCCAGGCTGCGCAGCGCGGCCAGGTTATCCCCGGAACGGGATCGCCCGTGCCGACGCGTATCGAGTCCCACAAGCCACAGACCACCGTCACGCCGAACGAGCGCGACGGTCACGAGAGATAA
- the mobC gene encoding plasmid mobilization relaxosome protein MobC codes for MIDTSEGRLFGRKRRKNADTPRKKHYSVYVSDAEDIQLQARAALRDVTVPRLLFESAMDSQVQTSTDRKLAIVELFAVRKLLASIANNANQVAKFANTESQFPAEAELIIAEYRAIVPRLSAAIDTLADS; via the coding sequence GTGATTGACACGAGTGAAGGTCGCCTGTTTGGCCGGAAGCGGCGTAAGAATGCGGACACGCCGCGTAAGAAGCACTACAGCGTCTACGTCTCCGACGCTGAGGACATTCAGCTGCAGGCCCGTGCCGCTCTTCGAGATGTGACGGTGCCGCGGTTGTTGTTTGAGTCGGCCATGGATTCTCAGGTGCAGACGTCAACGGACCGCAAGCTGGCCATTGTCGAGTTGTTTGCCGTTCGTAAGCTGTTGGCCAGCATCGCGAACAACGCCAACCAGGTCGCGAAGTTCGCGAACACCGAGAGCCAGTTCCCCGCCGAGGCCGAGTTGATCATCGCGGAGTACCGTGCGATCGTCCCGCGTCTTTCGGCTGCGATAGACACGTTGGCCGACTCATGA
- the nrdH gene encoding glutaredoxin-like protein NrdH, protein MNETLTVYTLPNCMQCTITKKALARAGAPYVTVNLATDDSAIETLQQLGYTSAPVVTVGAASWSGFRPDKISAVTSARGTELRAATDELGGASCE, encoded by the coding sequence GTGAACGAGACATTGACCGTCTATACGCTGCCGAACTGCATGCAGTGCACAATAACAAAGAAGGCACTAGCGAGGGCCGGCGCACCGTACGTGACCGTCAACCTGGCCACCGATGACAGCGCGATCGAGACCTTGCAGCAACTCGGCTACACATCAGCGCCAGTGGTGACCGTGGGCGCCGCGAGCTGGTCGGGTTTCAGACCGGACAAGATCAGCGCCGTCACCTCGGCTCGCGGAACCGAGCTGCGCGCAGCGACCGACGAGCTGGGGGGCGCATCATGCGAGTAG
- a CDS encoding recombinase family protein, whose protein sequence is MSIVGYTRVSTQDQNLNSQIDALKAAGAEHIYSDKLTGKNAARPGLVDCLKFLRRGDTLLVYSTDRLGRSMTDVVTIVTELGERGVEFTSLTEPFDTTTAGGELFFHICAAFAQMNGRIISDRTRAGLAAAKARGRHGGRPTVMTADRIKLARAMRAERATWETIAGALQVGVSSVRRALDKPVPVDASEASETAERTPALSR, encoded by the coding sequence GTGTCCATTGTTGGTTACACCCGTGTTTCGACGCAGGACCAGAATCTTAATTCGCAGATTGACGCGCTGAAAGCGGCGGGTGCGGAGCACATTTATTCTGACAAGTTGACGGGGAAGAACGCGGCCAGGCCGGGTCTGGTCGATTGCCTAAAGTTTCTGCGGCGTGGTGACACGTTGCTCGTCTACAGCACCGATCGGCTGGGTCGGTCGATGACCGACGTGGTGACGATTGTCACGGAGCTGGGGGAGCGGGGTGTGGAGTTCACGTCGCTTACGGAACCGTTCGATACCACCACCGCTGGTGGGGAGTTGTTTTTCCATATTTGCGCGGCGTTCGCTCAGATGAACGGTCGTATCATTTCGGATCGCACGCGCGCGGGTCTTGCTGCGGCGAAGGCGCGTGGCCGGCATGGTGGTCGGCCTACGGTGATGACTGCGGATCGGATCAAGCTTGCTCGCGCTATGCGCGCTGAGAGGGCGACGTGGGAGACCATCGCCGGAGCGTTGCAGGTTGGGGTGTCGAGTGTGCGTCGCGCGCTCGACAAGCCCGTGCCTGTAGATGCCTCGGAAGCGAGCGAGACGGCGGAGCGAACGCCCGCTCTTTCACGCTGA